One Streptomyces coeruleorubidus DNA segment encodes these proteins:
- a CDS encoding PstS family phosphate ABC transporter substrate-binding protein — MEWLSIENVIAIGTSALGLLVPIAMFLYDRRVPRRKLIGYRVQMDSPIGDGSSNPRLGDFDVPNMADASLVLLRIENDGSQSVADNDYTSSEVHGLTAEFTGRTVQAVAVTQPSGIEHLNSHFTSANGFEHVGSTVTIPRVPLNPGDHFKLLVLLSGGPAEGEVKLIGGLRDGRVHRNSAPKPDEKLRTFSLPARLLSGALALAVLALAGIIVLRVGNPIECEQGELTLTGSTAFEPVVQTLAKQYENKCQGADISVEARGSEDGVSALAELGERSPSAAQSVIAFSDGPMGERWDLTGKEVALSFFTLVVHKGIDLGPHGLSPQEVRDIYAGKYQRWGQVVPGQEEIADLPIVLVSRGDESGTRQIFQDRVLKGWEQAPSTSLDCRPPERAGDTVTRCELGSTRAVLNKVEEQPGAIGYSEVGLAKDRGDKVTMVPLAGDWPGDRQIDLGAGHYPYKDIEYAYTYAPPRAGSLAASFLAYLDETTSQNVIRGKGHLPCLREPEQCR, encoded by the coding sequence GTGGAGTGGCTGAGCATCGAGAACGTCATCGCCATCGGCACATCCGCCCTCGGTCTCCTCGTGCCCATCGCGATGTTCCTGTACGACCGCCGGGTGCCGCGCCGCAAGCTGATCGGCTACCGCGTACAGATGGACAGCCCCATAGGCGACGGGTCGTCCAACCCCCGTCTGGGCGATTTCGACGTACCGAACATGGCCGACGCGTCGCTCGTCCTGCTGCGCATCGAGAACGACGGATCGCAGAGCGTCGCCGACAACGACTACACCTCGTCCGAGGTCCACGGTCTGACCGCCGAGTTCACGGGCCGCACGGTCCAGGCCGTCGCGGTCACCCAGCCGTCCGGCATCGAGCATCTGAACAGTCACTTCACGAGCGCCAACGGGTTCGAACACGTCGGCAGCACGGTGACCATTCCGCGCGTCCCGCTCAATCCGGGCGACCACTTCAAGCTGTTGGTGCTGCTCTCCGGTGGTCCGGCCGAAGGGGAGGTCAAGCTGATCGGCGGCCTCCGGGACGGCCGGGTCCATCGCAACAGCGCTCCGAAGCCGGACGAGAAGCTGCGTACGTTCAGTCTCCCGGCCCGGCTGCTCAGCGGCGCGCTGGCCCTCGCCGTGCTCGCGCTCGCCGGCATCATCGTGCTGCGTGTCGGCAATCCGATCGAGTGCGAGCAGGGCGAGTTGACCCTGACGGGCTCGACCGCCTTCGAGCCCGTCGTCCAGACGCTCGCCAAGCAGTACGAGAACAAGTGCCAGGGCGCCGACATCTCCGTCGAGGCGCGAGGCAGCGAGGACGGCGTGTCCGCACTCGCGGAGCTGGGTGAGCGGTCGCCGAGCGCCGCGCAGTCAGTGATCGCCTTCTCGGACGGGCCGATGGGGGAGCGCTGGGACCTGACGGGGAAGGAGGTCGCGCTGTCCTTCTTCACCCTCGTCGTCCACAAAGGCATCGATCTCGGCCCGCACGGACTGTCGCCCCAGGAGGTGCGGGACATCTATGCGGGCAAGTACCAGCGCTGGGGCCAGGTTGTTCCCGGCCAGGAGGAGATCGCCGACCTGCCGATCGTCCTGGTCAGCCGGGGCGACGAGTCGGGTACGCGGCAGATCTTCCAGGACCGGGTGCTCAAGGGGTGGGAGCAGGCGCCGAGCACGTCACTGGACTGCAGGCCGCCCGAGCGGGCCGGTGACACCGTCACGCGCTGCGAACTCGGCTCGACCAGAGCTGTGCTGAACAAGGTCGAGGAACAGCCCGGCGCCATCGGCTACAGCGAAGTCGGCCTCGCCAAAGACCGGGGCGACAAGGTGACGATGGTTCCCCTGGCCGGCGACTGGCCCGGCGACCGGCAGATCGACCTGGGCGCCGGCCACTACCCGTACAAGGACATCGAGTACGCCTACACCTACGCCCCCCCTCGTGCCGGCTCCCTCGCCGCCAGCTTCCTGGCCTACCTCGACGAGACCACCAGCCAGAACGTGATCCGAGGCAAGGGGCACCTGCCGTGCCTGCGGGAGCCGGAGCAGTGCCGGTGA